The following are from one region of the Leishmania major strain Friedlin complete genome, chromosome 22 genome:
- a CDS encoding putative adaptor complex AP-1 medium subunit produces the protein MASVLYILDSKGSPLIYRSYRGDVSQDVPSVFQQRVIDEEESRITPVFEEQGHTYTFVRENDVYLLMVSTINACSLQQVAFLRRCVSVFNAYFKTVTQETVRDNFVIIYELLDEMCDFGFPQFTEEKALREHILQSTFLTRILGNKTTLAQSELPAAVTGAAGSTPWRLPRNYKYSNNQVFLDVIEQVDMLASQAGETLSSEIVGTVKMQSRLSGMPTCTVGVNDKILFDRTGRSGSTVEMEDITFHQCVKLNQFESERVISFVPPDGEFTLLSYRLNERIQQPVKVSCIFTRHGTTRVKVQCTLQTKYRASLTANEMEVYIPIPSDADCPQSNSQTGHLQYAPQMNALIWNLGKIAGNRHCSCSAEFHLPSIRSSDMKDLSKMPVKVRFVIPYFAASGFQVRYVKVSEKSNYVATPWVRYVTQSGVYEIRTD, from the coding sequence ATGGCGTCGGTGCTGTACATCTTGGACTCGAAAGGGAGTCCCCTCATCTACCGCAGCTACCGCGGCGATGTCTCGCAAGACGTCCCGAGCGTCTTTCAGCAGCGCGTCATcgacgaagaagagagcCGCATCACCCCCGTCTTCGAGGAGCAGGGCCACACCTACACCTTCGTGCGCGAGAACGACGTATATTTGCTCATGGTGAGCACTATCAACGCATGCTCCCTGCAGCAGGTCGCCTTTCTGCGCCGGTGCGTATCCGTCTTCAACGCCTATTTCAAGACGGTGACGCAGGAAACGGTGCGGGACAACTTCGTCATCATTTACGAGCTGCTCGATGAGATGTGCGACTTCGGCTTCCCGCAGTTCACGGAGGAGAAAGCACTGCGGGAGCACATACTGCAGAGCACCTTTCTCACCAGGATCTTGGGCAACAAGACGACGCTCGCGCAGAGCGAGCTGCCGGCGGCCGTGACGGGAGCCGCCGGGTCGACGCCGTGGCGCTTGCCGCGCAACTACAAGTACTCAAACAACCAAGTGTTTCTGGACGTGATCGAGCAGGTCGACATGCTCGCGAGCCAAGCCGGCGAGACGCTCTCGAGCGAGATTGTCGGCACTGTCAAGATGCAGAGCCGTCTTTCTGGGATGCCCACCTGCACCGTCGGCGTCAACGACAAGATTCTCTTCGACCGAaccggccgcagcggcagcacggtAGAGATGGAGGACATTACCTTCCACCAGTGCGTGAAGCTGAACCAGTTCGAAAGCGAGCGCGTCATTTCCTTTGTGCCACCGGACGGCGAGTTCACGCTGCTCTCCTACAGGCTCAACGAGCGCATTCAGCAACCAGTGAAGGTGAGCTGCATCTTCACGCGCCACGGCACCACACGAGTGAAGGTGCAGTGCACACTGCAGACCAAGTACCGCGCGAGCCTCACGGCGAACGAGATGGAGGTGTACATCCCGATTCCGTCCGACGCCGATTGCCCTCAGTCAAACAGCCAGACAGGTCACCTGCAGTACGCGCCGCAGATGAATGCGCTTATCTGGAACCTCGGCAAGATCGCCGGCAACCGGCACTGCTCGTGCAGCGCGGAGTTCCACCTGCCCAGCATCCGCAGTAGCGACATGAAAGACCTGTCGAAGATGCCGGTGAAGGTGCGATTTGTCATCCCCTacttcgccgcctccggcTTCCAGGTGCGCTACGTGAAGGTATCGGAGAAGTCGAACTACGTGGCAACACCCTGGGTGCGGTACGTCACGCAGAGCGGCGTCTACGAGATTCGAACAGACTGA